One genomic region from Sorangium aterium encodes:
- the ychF gene encoding redox-regulated ATPase YchF: MSVEVGIVGLPNVGKSTLFNALTAAKAEAQNYPFCTIEPNVGAVPVPDDRLTTLAKFIKTEKIIPAMVQVVDIAGLVRGASTGEGLGNKFLSHIREVDAILHVVRCFTLADVVHVDGGVDPLRDIDTIETELMLADLGSLEGMLERTRKQAKGDKELLPKIALMEKCLEALQAGKPVRGLSFDDEQRKVVKTFGLITAKKVLYVANVDESDVSGTGPLATKVRERAASEGSGVVPVCSKLEAELNELAPDERKEMLESLGMKEPALSTLAREAYRLLGLQSYYTAGPKEIRAWTIPIGCTAPQAAGVIHSDFEKGFIRAEVYRVDDLVEHRTEAAIRAAGKLRVEGKTYVFQDADVAHFLFNV, encoded by the coding sequence ATGAGCGTCGAGGTTGGCATCGTCGGACTGCCCAACGTGGGCAAGAGCACCCTGTTCAACGCGCTGACGGCCGCCAAGGCCGAGGCGCAGAATTACCCCTTCTGCACGATCGAGCCCAACGTCGGCGCCGTCCCTGTCCCTGACGACCGGCTCACGACGCTCGCGAAGTTCATCAAGACCGAGAAGATCATCCCCGCCATGGTGCAGGTGGTCGACATCGCCGGGCTCGTGCGCGGCGCGAGCACGGGCGAGGGGCTCGGGAACAAATTCCTGAGTCATATCCGTGAGGTAGATGCCATCCTCCACGTGGTCCGCTGCTTCACGCTCGCGGACGTCGTGCACGTCGACGGCGGGGTCGACCCGCTCCGCGACATCGACACGATCGAGACGGAGCTGATGCTGGCCGACCTCGGCTCCCTCGAGGGGATGCTGGAGCGCACGCGGAAGCAGGCCAAGGGCGACAAGGAGCTCCTCCCGAAGATCGCGCTCATGGAGAAGTGCCTCGAGGCGCTCCAGGCCGGAAAGCCCGTCCGCGGGCTCTCCTTCGACGACGAGCAGCGGAAGGTCGTGAAGACGTTCGGCCTCATCACGGCGAAGAAGGTCCTCTACGTGGCGAACGTCGACGAGTCCGACGTCTCCGGCACGGGCCCGCTCGCGACGAAGGTGCGCGAGCGCGCCGCCTCCGAGGGCAGCGGCGTCGTGCCGGTCTGCAGCAAGCTCGAGGCGGAGCTGAACGAGCTCGCGCCCGACGAGCGCAAGGAGATGCTCGAGAGCCTCGGCATGAAGGAGCCGGCGCTCTCGACGCTCGCGCGCGAGGCCTACCGGCTGCTCGGCCTCCAGAGCTACTACACGGCCGGTCCCAAGGAGATCCGCGCCTGGACGATCCCGATCGGGTGTACGGCGCCGCAGGCCGCGGGGGTCATCCACAGCGATTTCGAGAAGGGCTTCATCCGGGCGGAGGTCTACAGGGTGGACGACCTCGTCGAGCACAGGACCGAGGCCGCCATCCGCGCCGCCGGCAAGCTGCGCGTCGAGGGCAAGACGTACGTCTTCCAGGACGCCGACGTCGCGCACTTCCTCTTCAACGTCTGA
- a CDS encoding DUF4142 domain-containing protein has product MLKPVLFTIMMAAASAPASAAAEGQGSTGQQAQANQTKLSESDREFVEKAGQGGLLEVRLGQLAKQRTASPEVKRFAQRMVDDHTAINKRLAELAHRKDALVPQELAQKHREDVDKLSKKTGAEFDRDYMSAMVDDHQRDIEEFEKASKEAKDADVKHFAASTLPQLQEHLAMAKQVHGKVKGK; this is encoded by the coding sequence ATGCTCAAGCCTGTTCTATTCACCATCATGATGGCGGCGGCGTCCGCGCCGGCCTCTGCTGCGGCAGAGGGGCAGGGCTCGACAGGGCAGCAGGCCCAGGCCAACCAAACCAAGCTCAGCGAGTCAGATCGGGAGTTCGTCGAGAAGGCTGGTCAGGGAGGGCTCCTGGAGGTGCGGCTCGGGCAGCTCGCGAAGCAGCGCACCGCGAGCCCGGAAGTGAAGCGCTTCGCGCAGCGGATGGTCGACGATCACACGGCGATCAACAAGCGGCTCGCGGAGCTCGCGCACCGCAAGGACGCGCTCGTGCCGCAGGAGCTCGCGCAGAAGCACCGCGAGGACGTCGACAAGCTGTCCAAGAAGACAGGGGCCGAGTTCGACAGGGACTACATGAGCGCGATGGTCGATGACCACCAGCGCGACATCGAGGAGTTCGAGAAGGCCTCGAAGGAGGCGAAGGACGCCGACGTGAAGCACTTCGCCGCCTCGACGCTGCCGCAGCTCCAGGAGCACCTCGCGATGGCGAAGCAGGTCCACGGCAAGGTGAAGGGGAAGTAG
- a CDS encoding 2Fe-2S iron-sulfur cluster-binding protein — translation MAKVRFLAHGRAWEVEAPVGSSVLQASKSVGAPEGDACGGVCACSTCHVYVTKGRELLSEAEEDEEDILDKAFDVRSTSRLGCQAKILKDGDIEAEISRESLDAFYNEHPNEKDPRKG, via the coding sequence ATGGCCAAGGTCCGATTTCTGGCGCACGGCCGCGCGTGGGAGGTCGAGGCCCCGGTGGGCTCGTCCGTCCTCCAGGCGTCGAAGTCCGTGGGCGCGCCCGAGGGCGACGCGTGCGGCGGCGTCTGCGCGTGCTCGACCTGCCACGTCTACGTCACGAAGGGGCGCGAGCTCCTCAGCGAGGCCGAGGAGGACGAGGAGGACATCCTCGACAAGGCCTTCGACGTCCGGTCGACGAGCCGCCTCGGCTGTCAGGCGAAGATCTTGAAAGACGGCGATATCGAGGCGGAGATCTCCCGCGAGAGCCTCGACGCTTTCTACAACGAGCACCCGAACGAGAAGGATCCGCGCAAGGGCTGA
- the hscA gene encoding Fe-S protein assembly chaperone HscA produces the protein MTLLEIFDPKARPSPIGIDLGTTNSLVARVRDGRPVVIDDCNGERLVPSVVHYDERGHAVVGDSARRLAQSYPRETIVSVKRFMGRGANDPETRRLGPYEFAEPKGPEDAKSVRFKVRDAVVTPVEVSAEILKELRTSAERELRSVGGAVITVPAYFDDAQRQATKDAGRLAGLEVLRLLNEPTAAALAYGLDKQQNGLFAVYDLGGGTFDVTVLLLDNGVFQVKSTGGDSSLGGDDMDRALAERLLEEMGATRRTPEVVRLALDTARSIKHALTDATQIEIELPVQAAEATGGPASKLVTVTRDELNALITPLLERTGVACRRALRDAGVQAADLDGVILVGGATRVPHVRDYVASLFGKEPLKDIDPEEVVALGAAIQADILAGSMDRADEVLLLDVLPLSLGIETMGGVAEKILPRNTTIPAGARQVFTTYADNQTGFDLHIVQGERELAADCRSLARFVLKGIPPMPAGMARLEVTFRVDADGLLGVTARELTTGVEQKVEVKPSYGLTDEEVEDMLLAALDHGEEDLLKRRLVEARVEGERVAMATRKALAADADLLEPGEREGIEGALKGLDAAIRGDKPGLILARTEALDEATHGWAGRRMDRAVARAIAGKQVEDVEAKVAAAKGVDAHLAEHGGDDASHPPVEAGGAGPAKAGVEARRS, from the coding sequence ATGACCCTCCTCGAAATTTTCGACCCCAAAGCAAGGCCCAGCCCGATCGGCATCGATCTCGGGACGACGAACTCGCTCGTCGCTCGCGTGCGCGACGGCCGCCCGGTGGTCATCGACGACTGCAACGGAGAGCGGCTCGTTCCGTCGGTCGTGCACTACGACGAGCGCGGGCACGCGGTCGTGGGCGACAGCGCGCGGCGGCTCGCGCAGAGCTACCCCCGCGAGACCATCGTCAGCGTGAAGCGCTTCATGGGCCGCGGCGCGAACGATCCGGAGACGCGGCGGCTCGGGCCGTACGAGTTCGCGGAGCCGAAGGGCCCCGAGGACGCGAAGAGCGTGCGCTTCAAGGTGCGGGACGCGGTCGTGACGCCCGTCGAGGTGTCGGCGGAGATCTTGAAAGAGCTCCGCACCTCGGCGGAGCGCGAGCTCCGCTCCGTGGGCGGCGCTGTGATCACGGTGCCGGCGTACTTCGACGACGCCCAGCGGCAGGCGACCAAGGACGCCGGCCGGCTGGCCGGGCTGGAGGTGCTGCGCCTGCTCAACGAGCCGACCGCCGCGGCGCTCGCCTACGGGCTCGACAAGCAGCAAAACGGCCTGTTCGCCGTGTACGACCTCGGCGGCGGGACGTTCGACGTCACCGTGCTCCTGCTCGACAACGGGGTCTTCCAGGTGAAGTCCACCGGGGGCGACAGCTCGCTCGGCGGCGACGACATGGACAGGGCGCTCGCAGAGCGGCTGCTCGAGGAGATGGGCGCGACGCGGCGCACGCCCGAGGTGGTGCGGCTCGCGCTCGACACCGCCCGCAGCATCAAGCACGCGCTGACCGACGCGACGCAGATCGAGATCGAGCTGCCCGTGCAGGCGGCCGAGGCGACGGGCGGCCCGGCGTCGAAGCTGGTCACCGTGACCCGCGACGAGCTGAACGCGCTCATCACGCCGCTCCTGGAGCGCACGGGCGTCGCGTGCCGCCGCGCGCTCCGCGACGCGGGCGTCCAGGCCGCGGACCTCGACGGCGTGATCCTCGTGGGCGGCGCGACGCGCGTGCCCCACGTGCGCGACTACGTGGCGAGCCTCTTCGGCAAGGAGCCGCTCAAGGACATCGATCCCGAGGAGGTCGTCGCGCTGGGCGCGGCCATCCAGGCCGACATCCTGGCCGGCTCGATGGATCGCGCGGACGAGGTGCTCCTGCTCGACGTGCTGCCGCTGTCGCTCGGCATCGAGACGATGGGCGGCGTCGCCGAGAAGATCCTGCCGAGGAACACGACGATCCCGGCAGGGGCGCGGCAGGTCTTCACGACGTACGCGGACAACCAGACCGGGTTCGATCTGCACATCGTGCAGGGCGAGCGGGAGCTCGCCGCCGACTGCCGCTCGCTCGCGCGCTTCGTGCTGAAGGGGATCCCGCCGATGCCCGCGGGCATGGCGCGGCTCGAGGTGACGTTCCGCGTGGACGCCGACGGCCTGCTCGGCGTGACAGCGCGCGAGCTGACGACGGGGGTCGAGCAGAAGGTCGAGGTCAAGCCGAGCTACGGGCTGACCGATGAGGAGGTCGAGGACATGCTCCTCGCGGCGCTGGACCACGGCGAGGAAGACCTCCTCAAGCGCCGGCTGGTCGAGGCGCGGGTCGAGGGCGAGCGCGTGGCGATGGCGACGCGCAAGGCGCTCGCCGCGGACGCCGATCTGCTCGAGCCGGGCGAGCGCGAGGGGATCGAGGGCGCGCTGAAGGGCCTCGACGCCGCGATCCGCGGGGACAAGCCGGGGCTCATCCTGGCGCGCACGGAGGCGCTCGACGAGGCGACGCACGGCTGGGCTGGTCGGCGGATGGACCGCGCCGTGGCCAGGGCGATCGCAGGCAAGCAGGTCGAGGACGTCGAGGCGAAGGTCGCCGCGGCGAAGGGCGTGGACGCGCACCTGGCCGAGCACGGCGGGGACGACGCGAGCCACCCGCCGGTCGAGGCGGGCGGCGCTGGCCCGGCGAAGGCCGGCGTCGAGGCGAGGAGGAGCTGA
- the hscB gene encoding Fe-S protein assembly co-chaperone HscB, whose product MTDPFDTLGVEPRFDLDLRTLEQRHRDLSRALHPDRYAGAPAAERRLALGRAIEANDALRVLKDPIRRAEALLQRAGVARGEEGEQKASPALLMEMMESREELAEAAKGRDPARIARLGEAMLAREQATLTAIQGAFAAAGNDPEQLKGVLALLSELRYIRRFLDEVSAIEEELADLK is encoded by the coding sequence ATGACCGATCCCTTCGATACCCTGGGCGTCGAGCCGCGCTTCGACCTCGACCTGCGCACGCTGGAGCAGCGCCACCGCGACCTCTCCCGCGCGCTCCACCCCGATCGCTACGCGGGCGCCCCCGCGGCCGAGCGCCGGCTCGCGCTCGGCCGCGCGATCGAGGCGAACGACGCCCTGCGCGTCCTCAAGGATCCGATCCGCCGGGCCGAGGCGCTGCTCCAGCGAGCCGGGGTCGCGCGGGGCGAGGAGGGCGAGCAGAAGGCCTCCCCTGCCCTGCTCATGGAGATGATGGAGTCGCGCGAAGAGCTCGCCGAGGCGGCGAAGGGGCGCGATCCCGCGCGAATCGCGCGGCTCGGCGAGGCGATGCTCGCGCGCGAGCAGGCGACCCTCACGGCGATCCAGGGCGCCTTCGCCGCCGCAGGGAATGATCCGGAGCAGCTGAAGGGCGTGCTCGCGTTGCTCAGCGAGCTCCGCTACATCCGGCGGTTCCTCGACGAAGTGAGCGCCATCGAAGAAGAGCTCGCAGATTTGAAATGA
- a CDS encoding HesB/IscA family protein, whose amino-acid sequence MQSSEQTTTKAADTGPHAAPTATATADAAPARGDGASGEAEAKSKRTLSVSDAAVQAIRAQLAKRGTPEGAIRVGIRGGGCSGFSYVIEFEDKPPRSGDLVLEFAEPDKATVRVFCDKKSILYLGGSVLDWEKTLMFQGFKFKNPHEATRCGCGHSFTVA is encoded by the coding sequence ATGCAGAGCAGTGAGCAGACCACGACCAAGGCGGCGGACACCGGGCCGCACGCCGCGCCGACCGCGACCGCGACCGCGGACGCCGCGCCCGCGCGCGGCGACGGGGCCTCGGGCGAGGCGGAGGCGAAGTCGAAGCGGACGCTCTCGGTCAGCGACGCCGCGGTGCAGGCCATCCGGGCGCAGCTCGCCAAGCGCGGCACGCCCGAGGGCGCCATCCGGGTCGGGATCCGCGGCGGCGGCTGCTCCGGGTTCTCCTACGTCATCGAGTTCGAGGACAAGCCGCCCCGGTCCGGCGACCTCGTCCTGGAGTTCGCCGAGCCGGACAAGGCGACCGTGCGCGTCTTCTGCGACAAGAAGAGCATCCTCTACCTGGGCGGCTCGGTGCTCGACTGGGAGAAGACGCTCATGTTCCAGGGCTTCAAGTTCAAGAACCCGCACGAGGCGACGCGCTGCGGCTGCGGGCACTCGTTCACGGTGGCCTGA
- the iscU gene encoding Fe-S cluster assembly scaffold IscU yields the protein MAYSDKVIEHYENPQNVGTLDKNDEHVGTGLVGAPACGDVMRLQIKVGEGGVIEDAKFKTFGCGSAIASSSLATEWLKGKTIDEAETIKNSMIAEELHLPPVKIHCSVLAEDAIKSAIADFRAKQQAKKELAGAAPSATATASAE from the coding sequence ATGGCATACAGCGATAAGGTCATCGAGCACTACGAGAACCCCCAGAACGTCGGCACGCTCGACAAGAATGACGAGCACGTCGGCACCGGGCTCGTCGGCGCTCCGGCCTGCGGCGACGTCATGCGCTTGCAGATCAAGGTCGGCGAGGGCGGCGTCATCGAGGACGCGAAGTTCAAGACGTTCGGCTGCGGGTCGGCCATCGCGTCGTCGTCGCTCGCCACCGAGTGGCTGAAGGGCAAGACGATCGACGAGGCCGAGACGATCAAGAACAGCATGATCGCCGAGGAGCTCCACCTGCCTCCGGTGAAGATCCATTGCTCGGTCCTCGCCGAGGACGCGATCAAGAGCGCCATCGCCGACTTCCGCGCCAAGCAGCAAGCGAAGAAGGAGCTCGCGGGCGCGGCGCCTTCGGCCACCGCGACGGCGAGCGCTGAGTAA